A genomic window from Clostridium aceticum includes:
- the istB gene encoding IS21-like element helper ATPase IstB — protein sequence MVNETTISKLHEMRLTAMADSFREQLQSSSFQELNFEERFGLMVDIEWSRRKSNKLIKLIKKADFRYSNACVEDIEYHSDRKLDKGQIARLATCNYIQEKHNIIILGASGNGKSYIGCALGVAACRNYYTVKYVRLPDLLDELTIARGEGIFKKVMKQYKSVSLLILDEWLLVPLKGVEARDLLEIIEARHQNGSTIFCSQFAPGGWHEKIGEDTLADAILDRIVHDSYTIHIDGKVSMRERNGLQQDK from the coding sequence ATGGTGAATGAAACAACAATATCTAAACTACATGAAATGCGTTTAACGGCTATGGCTGACTCCTTCAGGGAACAACTACAAAGTAGTTCTTTCCAAGAACTAAACTTTGAAGAACGTTTTGGTCTTATGGTGGACATAGAGTGGTCAAGAAGAAAAAGCAATAAATTAATAAAACTTATCAAAAAGGCAGATTTTAGGTACAGCAACGCTTGTGTTGAAGATATCGAGTATCACAGTGACAGAAAGCTTGATAAGGGCCAAATCGCTCGTTTGGCTACCTGTAATTACATACAAGAAAAACATAACATCATTATCCTGGGTGCATCGGGTAATGGAAAATCCTACATTGGTTGTGCTTTAGGGGTAGCTGCCTGTCGTAACTACTACACTGTTAAATATGTTCGTCTCCCAGATTTACTTGATGAATTAACTATTGCTAGGGGAGAAGGGATATTTAAAAAGGTCATGAAACAGTATAAAAGCGTAAGTCTTCTAATCCTTGATGAATGGCTATTAGTACCTCTAAAAGGAGTAGAAGCCCGTGATCTATTAGAAATCATTGAAGCAAGGCATCAAAACGGCTCAACTATCTTTTGTTCACAATTTGCTCCTGGTGGTTGGCATGAAAAGATAGGAGAAGATACTCTTGCAGATGCTATCCTAGATAGGATCGTCCATGATTCCTATACCATCCACATTGATGGAAAGGTCTCTATGAGAGAACGCAATGGATTACAGCAGGACAAATAG
- a CDS encoding ABC transporter permease — protein sequence MYSYEPILETILNENPKFQMTSRQIGDKQPILYGIMSMVIVMLAIFFGGTVSGFNIVAEKDTKTIRSMSVSPLKMSGFVAARGVVAILISIIIGLLSSLILAGVTVNYYKILLMLLASSSMTVIIALLIGRIANNQISSIATIKVIMPVFIALPLVSLFIPKSWQLLLYPLPNYWAFMSLYHIFLGEGSSTWFFASISALFLTGTIYLLVLSKTFKNHFSLR from the coding sequence TTGTATAGTTATGAACCTATACTAGAAACTATTTTAAATGAAAATCCTAAATTTCAAATGACAAGCAGACAAATTGGAGATAAACAACCTATACTATACGGGATTATGTCGATGGTTATTGTGATGTTAGCTATTTTCTTTGGTGGAACTGTATCTGGATTTAACATTGTAGCGGAGAAAGATACAAAGACCATTCGCTCTATGTCAGTATCACCATTGAAAATGAGTGGATTTGTTGCAGCAAGAGGGGTTGTTGCTATTTTAATAAGCATAATAATTGGATTACTAAGCTCCTTAATTTTGGCAGGAGTAACAGTAAACTACTATAAAATCCTTCTAATGCTTTTGGCATCTAGCTCTATGACAGTAATCATTGCACTGCTAATTGGTCGGATTGCTAACAATCAAATTAGTTCCATTGCAACTATTAAAGTTATTATGCCTGTTTTCATTGCACTTCCTTTAGTCTCTTTATTTATTCCAAAATCATGGCAATTGCTTCTTTATCCCCTGCCTAATTATTGGGCTTTTATGTCTCTATATCATATTTTTCTAGGAGAAGGATCTTCAACATGGTTTTTTGCATCCATTTCCGCCTTATTCTTAACAGGAACCATATATTTACTTGTATTATCTAAAACATTTAAAAATCATTTTAGCTTGCGATAG